In Sandaracinaceae bacterium, the following proteins share a genomic window:
- a CDS encoding cytochrome P450 → MTAAATAPVTPRKKAAGAPEPSPSQSQSAGRAPGPRDRFGLRNVARFSTGTLEFLRDLADRYGDVVQLKIFGKEYFQINHPDDIESVFVKHAAVMGRDEYIETLKRTLGEGLLTSEGDLWKHQRKLMSQAFTPKRIRTYGDTMAKVTAGALHYREGEVVNIHAEMSRITMEVVAAVLFGATIGPREFALVGKSMDTLNTYYANSPEAVLILPRWVPTPLNMRVNAAVERLDGLIYSIIAKRRASRSGQRASDAATTDDQRDLLDVLLGAQDDGGEVMSDQQLRDEAMTLFLAGHETTALALAHTFYLLSKHPEVEQRLRAELDTVLGDRLPNAEDMKQLVYTERVLKESMRLYPPAWTTGRQANEDVTIGGYRIPKGAQILISQWVVHRDRRFYPDPEAFDPDRWEPERAKIIPRYAYFPFGGGPRICIGNHFAMLEATLILAIVLRRFHFELLPGQTLTFNPSVTLRQRGPGLQMRVRTPA, encoded by the coding sequence ATGACCGCAGCCGCCACAGCCCCCGTCACTCCTCGCAAGAAGGCCGCAGGCGCACCCGAGCCGAGCCCGAGCCAGAGCCAGAGCGCGGGGCGTGCGCCTGGCCCGCGCGACCGCTTCGGCCTGCGCAACGTGGCGCGCTTCTCCACGGGGACGCTCGAGTTCCTGCGCGATCTGGCCGACCGCTACGGCGACGTGGTGCAGCTGAAGATCTTCGGGAAGGAGTACTTCCAGATCAACCACCCCGACGACATCGAGTCGGTGTTCGTGAAGCACGCGGCGGTCATGGGGCGCGACGAGTACATCGAGACGCTGAAGCGCACCCTGGGGGAGGGCCTGCTCACCAGCGAGGGCGACCTCTGGAAGCACCAGCGCAAGCTCATGTCGCAGGCCTTCACGCCCAAGCGCATCCGCACCTACGGCGACACCATGGCCAAGGTCACGGCGGGCGCGCTGCACTACCGCGAGGGCGAGGTGGTGAACATCCACGCGGAGATGTCGCGCATCACCATGGAGGTGGTGGCCGCGGTGCTCTTCGGCGCCACCATCGGGCCCCGTGAGTTCGCGCTCGTGGGCAAGTCGATGGACACGCTCAACACCTACTACGCGAACAGCCCCGAGGCGGTCTTGATCCTGCCGCGCTGGGTGCCTACGCCGCTGAACATGCGTGTGAACGCCGCGGTGGAGCGCCTGGACGGCCTGATCTACTCCATCATCGCGAAGCGCCGCGCGTCTCGCAGCGGCCAGCGAGCGAGCGACGCCGCCACCACGGACGACCAGCGCGACCTGCTGGACGTGCTGCTGGGTGCCCAGGACGACGGCGGCGAGGTGATGAGCGACCAGCAGCTGCGCGACGAGGCCATGACGCTCTTCCTCGCGGGCCACGAGACCACGGCGCTCGCGCTCGCGCACACCTTCTACCTGCTGAGCAAACACCCCGAGGTGGAGCAGCGCCTGCGCGCGGAGCTGGACACCGTGCTGGGTGACCGCCTGCCCAACGCCGAGGACATGAAGCAGCTGGTGTACACGGAGCGCGTGCTGAAGGAGAGCATGCGGCTCTACCCGCCCGCGTGGACCACGGGGCGCCAGGCCAACGAAGACGTGACCATCGGCGGCTACCGCATCCCGAAGGGCGCGCAGATCCTGATCAGCCAGTGGGTGGTGCACCGCGACCGCCGCTTCTACCCGGACCCGGAGGCCTTCGACCCGGACCGCTGGGAGCCGGAGCGCGCCAAGATCATCCCACGCTACGCGTACTTCCCGTTCGGCGGCGGGCCGCGCATCTGCATCGGCAACCACTTCGCCATGCTGGAGGCCACGCTGATCCTGGCCATCGTGCTGCGCCGCTTCCACTTCGAGCTGCTGCCCGGGCAGACGCTCACCTTCAACCCGTCGGTCACGCTGCGGCAGCGCGGGCCAGGGCTGCAGATGCGCGTGCGCACGCCCGCCTGA
- a CDS encoding ATP-binding protein codes for MSTTLDGMVHDDALAIASTWSFWDRPVPDSVPRRVSSPAELRESLALVIQGVRRCGKSTLLRQLMARYKLNPKHCLFVNLEDPRLSNALTHETLDAFVTAFRARHPRVKRLVFFLDEIQAVTGWERWLRSQLDRPAGHVFVVSGSNATLLSGELGSVLTGRHLTVELYPFDLQEVRAVKPRASVEDYLRDGGFPEPLHLSDGDGLRRQYFHDIVERDIRERLAARSSKPIRQVVQLAYEGAGSELSLRRVAAAVGLATDTAGAYLDACEAAYLLFQVPYFATSERKRAGRNRKVYPIDTGMRRVVVTPGSADRGKSLECATQLVLRRRFGEVCYWRGDGGEVDFVVQEGRRVIPVQVTWDEPQPRHERALASFYEQFPHADEAWWVTAETFAELDAR; via the coding sequence GTGTCCACTACATTGGACGGCATGGTGCACGACGACGCGCTCGCCATCGCCAGCACGTGGAGCTTCTGGGACCGCCCCGTCCCAGACTCCGTGCCCCGGCGCGTGAGCAGTCCGGCCGAGCTGCGTGAATCGCTCGCGCTGGTGATCCAGGGCGTGCGCCGCTGCGGCAAGTCCACGCTCCTGCGGCAGCTCATGGCGCGCTACAAGCTGAACCCCAAGCACTGCCTGTTCGTGAACCTCGAGGACCCGCGGCTCTCGAACGCGCTCACCCACGAGACGCTGGACGCCTTCGTCACGGCCTTTCGGGCGCGCCACCCGCGCGTGAAGCGCCTGGTGTTCTTCTTGGACGAGATCCAGGCGGTCACGGGCTGGGAGCGCTGGCTGCGCAGTCAGCTGGACCGCCCCGCAGGGCACGTGTTCGTGGTGTCTGGCTCGAACGCCACGCTCCTGTCGGGTGAGCTCGGCTCCGTGCTCACAGGGCGGCACCTGACGGTGGAGCTCTACCCCTTCGACCTGCAAGAGGTGCGCGCGGTGAAGCCCAGGGCCAGCGTGGAGGACTACCTGCGCGATGGTGGGTTTCCCGAGCCCTTGCACCTGTCCGACGGCGACGGCCTGCGGCGGCAGTACTTCCACGACATCGTGGAGCGCGACATCCGTGAGCGCCTCGCAGCGCGCTCCAGCAAGCCCATTCGTCAGGTGGTGCAGCTGGCCTACGAGGGCGCGGGTTCCGAGCTGAGCCTTCGACGTGTCGCGGCGGCGGTGGGCCTCGCCACCGACACTGCGGGCGCCTACCTGGATGCGTGCGAGGCGGCCTACCTGCTCTTCCAGGTGCCCTACTTCGCCACGTCGGAGCGCAAGCGCGCCGGGCGCAACCGCAAGGTCTATCCCATCGACACAGGCATGCGGCGGGTGGTGGTCACGCCTGGCAGCGCCGACCGCGGCAAGTCGCTCGAGTGTGCCACCCAGCTGGTGCTGCGCCGTCGCTTCGGCGAGGTCTGCTACTGGCGTGGCGACGGAGGCGAGGTGGACTTCGTGGTGCAGGAAGGCCGACGAGTGATCCCCGTGCAGGTTACGTGGGACGAGCCGCAGCCCCGGCACGAGCGGGCGCTAGCCTCGTTCTACGAGCAGTTTCCACACGCCGACGAGGCGTGGTGGGTGACGGCCGAGACGTTCGCGGAGCTGGACGCGCGCTGA
- a CDS encoding alkene reductase: MPTLFDPIRLGDLELPNRIVMAPMTRSRANPADEPTELHVEYYRQRSSAGLIISEGVYPSPEGKGYCRTPGIVTPGQVDAWRAVVSAVHDAGGRFAMQLMHCGRIGHPLNKVPGTDAVAPSAVQANAKIFTEQGMQPIMAPRALELAEIAGVVAAYGRATELAFDAGCDLVELHCTSGYLPAQFLSTGTNQRTDAYGGSVPNRVRFVLEVLTAMSAVAGPQRVGLRICPGNPFNDLTDADPTETFDHLLEHVGGMGLAYLHAMRQTPGVDLLALRRAHFPGPFMFNDGYDGGSATATLAAGDADLVSFGRHFISNPDLVERLRAGHPLAPLNLKALYSPGPEGYTDYPRFGV; encoded by the coding sequence ATGCCCACCCTCTTCGATCCCATCCGCCTCGGCGACCTCGAGCTCCCCAATCGCATCGTGATGGCGCCCATGACGCGCTCGCGCGCCAACCCGGCCGATGAACCCACCGAGCTGCACGTCGAGTACTACCGGCAGCGCTCGAGCGCGGGCCTCATCATCAGCGAGGGTGTGTACCCCAGCCCCGAGGGCAAGGGGTACTGCCGCACACCGGGCATCGTCACGCCGGGCCAAGTGGACGCGTGGCGAGCGGTGGTCAGCGCCGTACACGACGCGGGCGGGCGCTTCGCCATGCAGCTCATGCACTGCGGCCGAATCGGGCACCCGCTCAACAAGGTGCCGGGCACCGATGCCGTGGCGCCCTCCGCCGTGCAGGCCAACGCCAAGATCTTCACCGAGCAGGGCATGCAGCCCATCATGGCGCCGCGCGCGCTCGAGCTCGCTGAGATCGCAGGCGTGGTCGCGGCCTACGGGCGCGCCACCGAGCTGGCTTTCGACGCGGGCTGCGACCTGGTGGAGCTGCACTGCACCTCGGGATATCTACCGGCGCAGTTCCTCTCCACCGGCACCAACCAGCGCACCGACGCGTACGGCGGCAGCGTGCCCAACCGCGTGCGCTTCGTGCTGGAGGTGCTCACGGCGATGAGTGCCGTGGCCGGGCCCCAGCGCGTGGGGTTGCGCATCTGCCCGGGCAACCCCTTCAACGACCTCACGGACGCGGACCCCACCGAGACCTTCGACCACCTGCTCGAACACGTGGGCGGCATGGGCCTCGCGTACCTGCACGCCATGCGTCAGACGCCCGGTGTGGATCTCCTCGCGCTGCGCCGAGCGCACTTCCCCGGCCCGTTCATGTTCAACGACGGCTACGACGGCGGGAGCGCCACGGCCACGCTCGCGGCGGGCGACGCCGACCTGGTGTCCTTCGGCCGCCACTTCATCAGCAACCCGGACCTGGTGGAGCGCCTGCGCGCCGGGCACCCGCTCGCGCCGCTCAACCTGAAGGCGCTCTACTCGCCCGGCCCCGAGGGCTACACGGACTACCCGCGCTTCGGCGTGTAG
- a CDS encoding DUF4388 domain-containing protein, which yields MVVSNSVLLVLPDGAVRQRLVSAVDRAGYDCVGVPSGEAAIDAFVQRPMDIVCVALRLPGRDGAATVESLRWAPGGEQAHMVLLGAAEDALDLQRETARLGALTCLVGDVSDASVLRIIENIVRRELRSDSVPPPSLAIGSHEETRRYTMTDSSEGDAVERHVGVQLSSSSALRGSLAETPFATVLVKIFETRATGALALQCTADPRETTAGECPKKVIFFRRGVPRSVRSNLVSECLGQILCERGVIEPRVLHDSLQRARAWQGRQGAILLSMGAITPHQLREALEYQQETKLLDVFGWPSGTFEFAEMEPPQETATLEMALFELVMCGVRERVPPARVAELLAPALDRFAAPVAYRVAPFRRFELPSECRALLDKLDGRQTVRGLLGGAAIAGSTLAAFVYTLVCVGAIKLHDVALPLDEGAATGPSERQTDPPAGSAPTQELEWAQQALRLGQQALAQGAVESALEAFARATTLAPDEGLPWVYLGYCRHTLRSTDPVAADQALAEMVVGCRLVPNAPDAHLLRARLLRDRGKWPAARNAYERVLHLDPDHREALEGLRAIASQLGA from the coding sequence GTGGTGGTCTCGAACTCCGTGCTCCTGGTGCTCCCAGATGGCGCTGTCCGGCAGCGCTTGGTGTCCGCGGTCGACCGTGCCGGCTACGACTGCGTCGGCGTCCCCTCGGGTGAGGCCGCGATCGACGCGTTCGTCCAGCGGCCCATGGACATCGTGTGCGTGGCGCTTCGGCTGCCGGGGCGCGACGGAGCCGCGACCGTGGAGTCACTGCGCTGGGCACCTGGTGGCGAGCAAGCGCACATGGTGCTGCTGGGGGCGGCCGAGGACGCGCTCGACCTGCAGCGCGAGACCGCACGGCTCGGCGCGCTGACGTGCCTGGTGGGAGACGTCTCGGACGCGAGTGTCCTGCGCATCATCGAGAACATCGTCCGCCGTGAGCTGCGCTCCGACTCGGTGCCGCCGCCATCGCTGGCCATCGGTTCCCATGAGGAGACCCGGCGCTACACCATGACGGACTCCTCCGAGGGCGACGCGGTGGAGCGCCACGTGGGTGTCCAGCTCAGCAGCTCGAGCGCGTTGCGCGGGAGCCTGGCCGAGACCCCGTTCGCCACGGTGCTGGTCAAGATCTTCGAGACACGCGCCACCGGCGCCCTGGCGCTGCAGTGCACGGCGGACCCGCGCGAGACCACCGCGGGCGAGTGCCCCAAGAAGGTCATCTTCTTCCGCCGCGGGGTCCCGCGCTCGGTGCGCTCCAACCTCGTGTCGGAGTGCCTCGGGCAGATCCTCTGCGAGCGCGGCGTCATCGAGCCACGCGTGCTCCACGACTCCCTGCAGCGCGCGCGAGCCTGGCAAGGGCGGCAGGGGGCCATCCTGTTGTCCATGGGCGCCATCACCCCGCACCAGCTGCGCGAGGCCCTCGAGTACCAACAGGAGACCAAGCTGCTGGACGTGTTCGGCTGGCCCTCGGGCACGTTCGAGTTCGCAGAGATGGAGCCACCGCAAGAGACCGCCACGCTCGAGATGGCGCTGTTCGAGCTGGTCATGTGCGGTGTGCGCGAGCGCGTCCCGCCGGCGCGCGTGGCCGAGCTGCTGGCGCCCGCGCTCGACCGCTTCGCGGCCCCCGTGGCCTATCGCGTGGCGCCCTTTCGGCGCTTCGAGCTGCCGTCCGAGTGTCGCGCGCTGCTTGACAAGCTGGATGGCCGCCAGACGGTGCGAGGGCTCCTCGGCGGCGCCGCGATCGCGGGCTCCACCCTCGCCGCGTTCGTCTACACGCTGGTGTGCGTGGGGGCGATCAAGCTCCATGACGTCGCGCTTCCACTCGACGAAGGGGCCGCTACGGGGCCTTCCGAGCGACAGACGGACCCGCCGGCCGGCAGCGCCCCCACGCAGGAGCTGGAGTGGGCGCAGCAGGCGCTTCGCCTGGGGCAGCAGGCGCTGGCCCAGGGGGCCGTCGAGAGCGCCCTCGAGGCGTTCGCGCGCGCCACCACGCTGGCGCCGGACGAGGGGCTCCCGTGGGTCTACCTGGGCTACTGCCGACACACGTTGCGCAGCACCGACCCGGTGGCGGCCGACCAGGCCCTCGCGGAGATGGTGGTGGGCTGCCGCCTGGTGCCCAACGCCCCCGACGCGCACCTGCTCCGCGCGCGCCTGCTGCGTGACCGCGGCAAGTGGCCTGCGGCGCGCAACGCCTACGAGCGGGTGCTGCACCTCGACCCGGATCACCGCGAGGCCCTCGAAGGGCTGCGCGCCATCGCGTCGCAGCTCGGGGCGTGA
- a CDS encoding putative metal-binding motif-containing protein: MLSRAFLPALVLGLVVFGCGGDPTTSPPGDAGRTCSTPTDCDDGVFCNGVEVCVAMACAAGSAPCAGGVCVEGIGACQSACVDADFDGHRDVACGGDDCDDTDSNRFPGNIEACDLANHDEDCDPRTFGFRDQDMDNYPDVGCCNGDSCGSDCNDLNPSVHPDEAESCDGRDNDCDEFVDEEVLRTFYPDLDHDLAGDMTAAPVQACTPPEDSAENDLDCDDTTADVGPLRSEICDPGCMANGTGCEDENCDGEVQTECACTGTETRACPAMGVCAGGVESCNAITGVWGACSVTPSAEICNGSDDNCNGGVDEGLGGRTCWLDSDHDGFALTGAPELETCAACPPGYTDVQPVGGMVDCNDLVGDGEDFFPGAPELCDRRDNNCSSGGGVVTAEDADDDGHTRTAFAGCSGGPLPKDDCHDGQEDVFPGQSTFYDYAYCPESMPGCAAAARIADFNCDGTTEPEPVGTGCVAPGMVCSGTCQEDRGPRPFDRQVANCGTEVLFYTCSCLGTTGCTLQASVMDTLLCR, from the coding sequence ATGCTCTCACGTGCTTTCCTGCCGGCCTTGGTGCTGGGTCTGGTCGTCTTCGGCTGTGGGGGCGATCCGACCACGAGCCCGCCGGGTGATGCGGGCCGCACGTGCAGCACGCCCACCGACTGCGACGATGGCGTGTTCTGCAACGGGGTGGAGGTCTGCGTAGCGATGGCCTGCGCGGCTGGCTCTGCACCGTGTGCGGGTGGGGTGTGCGTCGAGGGCATCGGGGCTTGCCAGAGCGCGTGCGTGGACGCGGACTTCGACGGTCACCGCGACGTGGCGTGTGGAGGCGACGACTGCGACGACACCGACTCCAACCGCTTCCCGGGCAACATCGAGGCGTGCGACCTCGCGAACCACGACGAGGACTGCGACCCCCGCACCTTCGGCTTCCGTGACCAGGACATGGACAACTACCCCGACGTGGGCTGTTGCAACGGCGACAGCTGCGGGTCGGACTGCAACGACCTCAACCCCAGCGTGCACCCGGACGAGGCCGAGAGCTGCGACGGACGCGACAACGACTGCGACGAGTTCGTCGATGAAGAGGTGCTGCGCACGTTCTATCCGGATCTGGACCACGACCTCGCAGGCGACATGACCGCTGCACCCGTGCAGGCCTGCACGCCTCCCGAGGACTCGGCCGAGAACGACCTCGACTGCGACGACACGACCGCCGACGTGGGGCCGTTGCGCTCCGAGATCTGCGACCCCGGTTGCATGGCCAACGGGACCGGCTGCGAGGACGAGAACTGCGACGGCGAGGTCCAGACCGAGTGCGCGTGCACCGGCACCGAGACGCGCGCCTGCCCGGCCATGGGGGTGTGTGCAGGGGGCGTGGAGAGCTGCAACGCCATCACGGGGGTGTGGGGCGCCTGCTCGGTCACCCCGTCCGCCGAGATCTGCAACGGGAGCGATGACAACTGCAACGGCGGCGTGGACGAGGGGCTGGGCGGACGGACCTGCTGGCTGGACAGCGACCACGATGGCTTCGCGCTCACCGGGGCGCCGGAGCTCGAGACGTGCGCGGCCTGTCCGCCGGGGTACACCGATGTCCAGCCCGTGGGCGGCATGGTCGACTGCAACGACTTGGTGGGGGATGGGGAGGACTTCTTCCCCGGCGCGCCGGAGCTCTGCGACCGCCGCGACAACAATTGCTCGAGCGGCGGCGGCGTCGTGACGGCGGAGGACGCCGACGACGACGGTCACACCCGCACGGCCTTCGCAGGCTGCTCCGGCGGCCCGCTGCCGAAGGACGACTGCCACGACGGCCAAGAAGACGTCTTCCCTGGACAGTCCACCTTCTACGACTACGCGTACTGCCCCGAGAGCATGCCGGGCTGCGCCGCCGCCGCTCGCATCGCGGACTTCAACTGCGACGGCACCACCGAGCCCGAGCCGGTCGGAACGGGCTGCGTGGCCCCTGGCATGGTGTGCTCCGGCACGTGTCAGGAAGACCGTGGGCCGCGCCCCTTCGACAGGCAGGTGGCCAACTGTGGCACGGAGGTCCTCTTCTACACGTGCAGCTGCCTGGGCACCACGGGGTGCACGCTGCAGGCCAGCGTCATGGACACGCTGCTCTGCCGTTGA
- a CDS encoding carbonic anhydrase, whose amino-acid sequence MSQLQETVPLSGTCSSTKCGFNRSVYLGRFGDMPDPRTRTDRVLTKEEQQSLSPEQVLTLLTEGNARFVAGDVTHRDHRAQVRAAALGQWPKAVVLSCLDSRIPVEDVFDCGIGDLFVARVAGNVINVDILGSMEFGCAVVGAKVVLVLGHEHCGAVKGAIDRVELGNLTALLRSIEPAVDAVTGFEADRTSKHEPFVHRVAEENVRLSLQRIRRESAVLRELEAEGRLRIVGAMYEMETGVVTMVPE is encoded by the coding sequence ATGTCCCAGCTCCAAGAAACCGTTCCCCTTTCTGGAACATGTTCATCCACGAAATGTGGCTTCAACCGCTCGGTGTACCTTGGTAGGTTCGGCGACATGCCCGATCCACGCACCCGCACCGACCGCGTCCTCACGAAGGAAGAGCAACAGAGCCTCTCGCCGGAGCAGGTCCTCACCCTGCTCACCGAGGGCAACGCGCGCTTCGTCGCTGGCGACGTCACGCATCGTGACCACCGCGCCCAGGTGCGGGCCGCCGCGCTGGGACAGTGGCCCAAGGCCGTGGTGCTCTCGTGCCTCGACTCCCGCATCCCGGTCGAAGACGTGTTCGACTGCGGCATCGGCGACCTGTTCGTGGCGCGCGTGGCCGGCAACGTCATCAACGTGGACATCCTGGGCAGCATGGAGTTCGGCTGCGCGGTGGTGGGCGCCAAGGTGGTGCTGGTGTTGGGCCACGAGCACTGTGGCGCAGTCAAGGGCGCCATCGACCGGGTGGAGCTCGGCAACCTCACCGCGCTGCTGCGCAGCATCGAGCCGGCCGTGGACGCCGTCACCGGCTTCGAAGCCGACCGCACCAGCAAGCACGAGCCGTTCGTGCATCGCGTGGCCGAGGAGAACGTGCGCCTGAGCCTGCAGCGCATCCGCCGCGAGAGCGCCGTGCTGCGCGAACTCGAAGCGGAGGGACGCCTGCGCATCGTCGGGGCCATGTACGAGATGGAGACCGGCGTGGTCACCATGGTTCCCGAGTAG
- a CDS encoding glutathione S-transferase, with protein sequence MEILTLYRHPLSGHSHRVELFLSLLGLPFRMVDVSFAAREHKAPEFIAKNLFGQLPVLEHGALVIPDSMAILVYLAKTYDTTGLWLPEEPALAAQVQRWFSVAAGQLVEGPARARAAAVFGRDVDTTANRELARHLFATLDAHLVAAGRPFFVGERATVADLALYTYVGHAPEGGVSLAPFPALRGFVGAVEALPGFVPMQATDTAAGRAAE encoded by the coding sequence ATGGAAATCCTCACCCTCTATCGCCACCCCCTCTCCGGCCACTCCCACCGCGTGGAGCTCTTCCTGAGCTTGCTGGGCCTCCCGTTCCGCATGGTGGACGTGAGCTTCGCGGCGCGTGAGCACAAGGCCCCCGAGTTCATCGCCAAGAACCTGTTTGGACAGCTGCCCGTGCTGGAGCACGGCGCGCTCGTCATCCCCGACAGCATGGCGATCCTCGTCTACTTGGCGAAGACGTATGACACGACGGGACTCTGGCTCCCCGAAGAGCCCGCGCTCGCCGCCCAGGTGCAGCGCTGGTTCTCGGTGGCCGCCGGGCAGCTGGTGGAGGGCCCGGCGCGCGCGAGGGCTGCGGCGGTGTTCGGGCGCGACGTGGACACCACGGCCAACCGCGAGCTCGCACGCCACCTGTTCGCCACGCTGGACGCACACCTGGTCGCGGCAGGCCGACCCTTCTTCGTGGGTGAGCGCGCCACCGTGGCCGATCTCGCTCTCTACACCTACGTCGGCCACGCCCCCGAGGGCGGCGTCTCGCTCGCGCCGTTCCCTGCGCTGCGCGGCTTCGTCGGGGCCGTAGAGGCGCTGCCCGGCTTCGTCCCCATGCAGGCCACGGACACCGCCGCTGGGAGGGCAGCCGAGTGA
- a CDS encoding pyridoxamine 5'-phosphate oxidase family protein: protein MPDQHRDLFEQLPYLVIGALDDAGRPFASMAVGVPGFIESPSPGTLVVHATLAEDDPVRGGLREGAPIGLLGIEFETRRRNRANGTLAHVEPGMFAVDVEQSTGNCPQYIQARSIETAVRRPSETQREGPRLSARARAIVAGADTTFIASASAEIRRDGVHGCDVSHRGGKPGFWRAQTVHGGTRLTMPDFAGNRFFMTLGNVAENPRVGVAFVDFATGDWLSLTGRAEVQWEGSELRAFEGAERLLHVDVEGGVILGGMIPFRWSAPEYARQLTRTGAW from the coding sequence ATGCCCGACCAGCACCGGGACCTCTTCGAGCAGCTGCCCTACCTGGTCATCGGCGCGCTCGACGACGCGGGTCGCCCCTTCGCGAGCATGGCGGTGGGTGTGCCTGGCTTCATCGAGAGCCCGAGCCCCGGCACCCTGGTGGTGCACGCCACGCTGGCGGAAGACGACCCCGTGCGCGGCGGGTTGCGCGAGGGCGCCCCCATCGGTCTCCTCGGCATCGAGTTCGAGACCCGACGGCGCAACCGCGCCAACGGCACCCTCGCCCACGTGGAGCCGGGCATGTTCGCGGTGGACGTGGAGCAGAGCACCGGCAACTGCCCGCAGTACATCCAAGCCCGGAGCATCGAGACCGCCGTGCGCCGCCCGAGCGAGACGCAGCGCGAAGGCCCGCGCCTCTCCGCCCGAGCCCGGGCCATCGTCGCGGGCGCCGACACCACCTTCATCGCCAGCGCCTCCGCCGAGATCCGCCGCGACGGCGTCCACGGCTGCGACGTCTCCCACCGTGGTGGCAAGCCCGGCTTCTGGCGCGCGCAGACCGTGCACGGCGGCACGCGCCTGACGATGCCGGACTTTGCAGGCAACCGGTTCTTCATGACGCTGGGCAACGTGGCAGAGAACCCGCGTGTGGGCGTGGCCTTCGTGGACTTCGCCACGGGCGACTGGCTGTCCCTCACGGGCCGCGCCGAGGTGCAGTGGGAGGGCAGCGAGCTGCGCGCGTTCGAGGGCGCCGAGCGCCTGCTGCACGTGGACGTGGAAGGCGGCGTGATCCTCGGCGGAATGATCCCCTTCAGGTGGTCCGCTCCGGAGTACGCGCGGCAGCTCACGCGGACGGGCGCGTGGTGA
- a CDS encoding FKBP-type peptidyl-prolyl cis-trans isomerase, whose amino-acid sequence MHLASGYLVAPFALALPLCSGLLLGCGGASPSGSSASVEGMEVPVVTPTPEGRAAAPARGRGGPRPPLSLEAPVDVARPPAHAETTASGLASQVLWEGDGGPRPRAQDVVIAHYVGWTTDGEVFDSSVERGVPSEFLLSIVIAGWAEGLQLMTVGERRRLWIPESLAYDGAPGRPAGTLVYDVELIAIEASPPEVPADVAAAPSDAEVTATGLASRVLRAGSGTERPEASSTVTVHYSGWTTDGQMFDSSVARGRSATFRLNGVIPGWTEGLQLMVVGEKRRFWVPADLAYASNPRAPQGTLVFDVTLIHFE is encoded by the coding sequence ATGCACCTGGCTTCGGGCTATTTGGTCGCTCCGTTCGCCTTGGCACTGCCCCTGTGCAGCGGTCTCCTCCTCGGCTGCGGTGGTGCGAGCCCCTCCGGGAGCTCAGCGTCGGTGGAGGGGATGGAGGTCCCCGTCGTCACGCCCACTCCGGAGGGACGGGCCGCCGCGCCCGCGCGTGGCCGTGGTGGGCCTCGACCGCCGCTGTCGCTCGAGGCTCCAGTGGATGTCGCGCGCCCACCCGCGCACGCAGAGACCACGGCCTCCGGGCTCGCGTCGCAGGTGCTGTGGGAGGGTGACGGCGGGCCGCGTCCCCGTGCTCAGGACGTCGTCATCGCGCACTACGTGGGCTGGACCACGGACGGTGAGGTGTTCGACAGCAGCGTGGAGCGGGGTGTCCCGAGCGAGTTCCTGCTCTCGATTGTGATCGCGGGTTGGGCGGAGGGCTTGCAGTTGATGACCGTGGGCGAGCGACGCCGCCTCTGGATCCCCGAGTCGCTGGCGTACGACGGCGCTCCGGGCCGTCCTGCGGGCACGCTGGTCTACGACGTGGAGCTGATCGCCATCGAGGCGTCGCCGCCCGAGGTCCCCGCTGATGTGGCGGCTGCGCCATCCGATGCGGAGGTCACCGCCACGGGGCTGGCGTCCAGGGTGTTGCGCGCGGGCTCCGGCACCGAGCGTCCCGAAGCCTCGAGCACGGTCACGGTGCACTACAGCGGGTGGACGACGGACGGGCAGATGTTCGACTCGTCGGTGGCGCGCGGCCGCTCCGCCACGTTCCGGCTGAACGGCGTCATCCCCGGCTGGACGGAGGGGCTCCAGCTGATGGTGGTGGGCGAGAAGCGCCGCTTCTGGGTCCCCGCGGACCTGGCCTATGCCAGCAACCCCCGCGCTCCGCAGGGGACGCTGGTGTTCGACGTCACGCTGATCCACTTCGAGTAG
- a CDS encoding UPF0175 family protein, which produces MTELAISIPDSLFSALRKAPHEVAREMRIAASIHWYQQGTISMERAAETAGMDRPQFLAELARRRVDVFVVDEEDLTRELERV; this is translated from the coding sequence ATGACCGAGCTCGCGATCAGCATTCCGGACAGCCTCTTCAGCGCGCTGCGAAAAGCGCCGCACGAGGTCGCCCGCGAGATGCGCATTGCGGCTTCGATTCACTGGTACCAACAGGGCACAATCTCGATGGAGCGAGCGGCAGAGACGGCAGGGATGGACAGACCACAGTTCCTGGCGGAGCTCGCGCGCCGACGAGTCGATGTGTTCGTCGTGGACGAGGAGGACCTCACTCGGGAGCTCGAGCGTGTCTGA